The following proteins come from a genomic window of Halobellus litoreus:
- a CDS encoding RPA12/RPB9/RPC11 RNA polymerase family protein has protein sequence MQFCDECGSLMHTEGDTWVCRSCEHEEPRDSQAEAAMAIQDGQQDDGAPAVADATQGSTETMQESCPAEDCDSDRAYSEMMPKPGGSYEVRLFTCVECGHKWRES, from the coding sequence ATGCAATTCTGTGACGAGTGTGGTTCGCTGATGCACACGGAGGGCGACACGTGGGTGTGTCGCTCCTGTGAGCACGAAGAGCCGCGGGATTCGCAAGCAGAGGCGGCAATGGCAATCCAAGATGGACAGCAGGACGATGGGGCACCCGCCGTGGCCGACGCGACCCAGGGCTCCACTGAGACGATGCAGGAGTCCTGTCCGGCTGAGGACTGCGACAGCGACCGGGCCTACTCCGAGATGATGCCGAAGCCGGGCGGCTCCTACGAGGTTCGGCTGTTCACTTGCGTCGAGTGCGGCCACAAGTGGCGCGAGTCCTGA
- a CDS encoding DUF4870 domain-containing protein, giving the protein MDTDTMTSDRGPDLLTKRSIGGIAVHLLALFTGAFGAGLVYLVSDHPFTKANARNALNWHVSVLLLSFGAFLTFLLGADTMTVGGEMVSWSPLPGPLANIVGLLGTVLLFAAGLAWLLTSLFTLVATIKAIFGTPWEYPLARDFIN; this is encoded by the coding sequence ATGGATACAGATACAATGACGTCCGATCGTGGTCCCGACCTGCTAACTAAACGTTCCATCGGCGGTATCGCTGTCCATCTATTAGCCCTCTTTACAGGAGCTTTCGGAGCTGGACTCGTCTACCTCGTCTCTGATCACCCGTTCACCAAAGCGAACGCGCGAAATGCATTGAACTGGCACGTCTCGGTGTTGCTTCTCAGTTTCGGTGCGTTCCTGACGTTCCTCTTGGGTGCGGATACGATGACAGTTGGCGGCGAGATGGTCTCGTGGTCTCCCCTCCCTGGACCACTCGCCAATATCGTTGGCCTGCTGGGGACGGTGTTACTGTTCGCTGCCGGGCTGGCTTGGCTTCTAACAAGTCTATTCACGCTCGTCGCAACGATCAAAGCGATCTTCGGGACCCCGTGGGAGTACCCACTTGCCCGAGATTTCATCAATTGA